Genomic DNA from Haloplanus aerogenes:
AGTCCAGCGCGTGACCGACGTGTACCGCGACGACGTGGCCGACGCGTACGGTCTCGAACCGAATCAGATCGTCGTCCTGATCCACTGCGGGAGCCGGGGGCTGGGGCACCAGACCTGCACCGACTACCTGCGAAAGATCGAGAAGCGCCACGGCGACCTCCTGGCCGAACTGCCGGACAAGGAACTCGCGGCCGCGCCCGCGGGCTCCGAACTCGCGGAGGAGTACTACGGCGCGATGTGTGCCTGCATCAACTTCGCGTGGGTGAACCGCCAGTTGATCATGCACCGCGTCCGGCAGGTGTTCGAGCGCGTCTTCGACCGTTCGTGGGAGTCGATGGACATGCACCTGCTGTACGACGTGGCGCACAACATCGCGAAGAAGGAGATTCATACGGTCGACGGCGAGGAGCGCGAACTCTACGTCCACCGCAAGGGGGCGACGCGGGCGTTCCCGGCGGGCCACCCCGAAGTCCCGTCCGCCTACCGCGACGTGGGCCAGCCGATCATCATCCCCGGGAGCATGGGCGCGGGGAGCTACGTCCTTCGGGGTGGCGAGTCGTCGATGGACCTCACGTTCGGCTCCACCGCCCACGGCGCCGGCCGGCTCATGAGCCGGACGCAGGCCAAACAGGAGTTCTGGGGCGAGACGGTACAGGACGAACTCCGCGAGCAGAATCAGGTGTACGTCAAGGCCCAGAGCGGCGCGACGGTGGCCGAGGAAGCCCCCGGCGTCTACAAGGACGTGGACGAGGTGGTGCGCGTCTCTGACGCCCTCGGCATCGGTGACAAGGTGGCGCGGACGTATCCGGTCTGTAACATCAAGGGCTAGCGCTCGTTCGGCGACGTATCGGTGTTGGCGTCGCGGTCCGCCGCCCGCCGCGCTTCGCGCCGGTGAAAGGCGAAATACACGAGCGCGGCGACGCCGAGCAACGTGAGCGTGAGGCCCTCCTCCGGGACGGCGCCCGCCCAGGCCGCCCGGAGCAAGTCCGCGAGGCCGAGCGCGAGCAACAGGAGGCCGGCGGCCAGCATCCACGTGCCCGACTCCTGCTGTTCGGCGTACTGTCCCGTCTCGATGAGCTTCATCTCCTTGCGGTGTTCGGTGTAGAGGATCGCGGCGAAGAAGGCGAGGCCGGTGAGAAAGACCAGACCGATCACGACGAGGCCGAAGACGCCGTCTGGAGACTGCTGGAGTGGGACCATACGGTATCGACGATGTGTCAACAAATAAAGACGGTGCCAGTCGGCGTCTACAACCCCAGCCGCACGTACTCGCTCTCGGGGACCGGGTCGACCTCCTCGCCGTTCTCGTAGCGGACGTAGCTGAGGTAGAAGGGCTCGCCACAGCCGGTGGCGTCGTCGTCGCGGAGGGTGCCGTCCTCGCCACAGACGAAGCGGACGCCGTCGGCGGCCTCCACGTCCTCGTCGGCGTCGACGTACGTCCATCCCTCGAGCGGGTAGGGCGTCACCGAGCGGTCGGCGAGGTAGCCCTCGCGTTCGAGTTCGACGATAGCCTCACACCGCGGGCAGTAGTAGGTGACGGGGTAGCTCACGGATGTGGTAGGGGCGAGACGGACTTATATGGTCGCGTTCGGACCGGGGTGGTGACTTATACGGTTTATTGTAAGTCAGTACCGGTGGTTCGTCGAGACGGTCCGGCGAACCACCGGTACACAGTTACAATAATCCGTATTACACTGTCGGCCGTAGTACGACGACGCCGTCGGCCACCCGCTATACCACGGTGACGGGGACGGGCGATTCGCGGACGACCTTCTCGGCGACGTTACCGACGAACAGCCGATCCATCAGCCCTCCGCTGTGGCTCCCGATCACGACGGCGTCGAAATCGCCGGCGCGATCGAGTATCGTCCGGGCGGGGTGGCCCACTTGAACCTCGGTTTGGATGTCTGCGCCGTACTCCGCGGCGATGTCGCGGGCCCGATCGAGTGCTTCCTCGGCGTACGCGTCCGCCACGCTGTCGGGGTCGTCCGAGAGGGCGATTTCGGTCGCCTCCCCCATCATCGGCGACGGTCCACCGCTGACATGGAGGACCGTGATCGTCGCGTCGGGGAAGGTCTCGAGTGCGTATCGAAGCGCTCCGGCCGCCATATCGGAGTCGTCGACCGGCACCAAGATACGAGAAACCATATCTAGGCTACGGCTGTCGGACGAATAAAGACTCGGGCGGGACGCCGATGTCGGAAGCGGCAGGCGTGACCTTCGGTACGTTTATTATTCCGACCCTCCGCTTTTGTTGGCATGGGCGGACGACCCCTCGACGTGCTGGAGGCCTCGCTAGACGAGGACGTGACGGTACATCTCAAGGACGGCCGGGCGTTTCATGGCCTCCTTGGTGGCTACGACCAGCACATGAACGTCGTGCTCGAACCGGCCGAGGAAGTCGGCGAGGGCATCCTCGGCGAGCCGGAGATCGAGTCGGTCGACAACACAACCATTATACGCGGCGACAACGTCGTGACGATAAGTACATGACCGGAGCAGGAACGCCGTCTCAGGGCAAGAAGAACAAGACGACACACGTCAAGTGCCGACGCTGTGGCGAGAAGTCCTACCACGTCCGGAAGAAAGTCTGCTCGTCGTGCGGCTTCGGCAAGTCGGCCAAGCGCCGCGACTACGAGTGGCAGAGCAAGGCCGGCGAGTAACGAATCGGTCCGGTTCTTTCTCACACCTTTCCTCCCGTTCGTCGTCGTTTCCGACGTTGAGCCGCGTGGTTACGATTGTGGCAACGCGTGCGTGGCGCGCGCCAATAGCGTGGCTTTTTACCCCGCGGTACAGTACGAACGCCCATGGCACACGGGCGGGATCACCGTACCACCGGGATGACCGAGAAGTGTGGCGTCGTCGGGGTTTCGCTTTCGGACCGCGACGCCGCACGTCCCCTGTATTACTCCCTGTACGCACTCCAGCATCGGGGGCAGGAGTCGGCAGGTATCGTGACACACGACGGCTTCCAGCAACACAGCCACGTCGAGATGGGACTGGTCGGCGACGCGTTCGACGCCGCCGACCTCGACCAGTTGAACGGGCAGACGGGCATCGGGCACGTGCGCTACCCCACGTCGGGTGGCGTCAACGCCTCTTGCGCCCAGCCGTTCTCCGTCTCGTTCAAATCGGGCTCGCTCGGTCTCGCACACAACGGTAACCTCGTCAACGCCGGGGAGATTCGCTCCGAACTGGAAGCGCTCGGTCACGCCTTTACCTCCAACGGCGACACCGAAGTCATCGCTCACGACCTCGCACGCAACCTGTTGGAGGAGGACCTCGTCCGCGCAGTCAAGCGAACCATGAGCCGCATCCACGGCTCCTACGCGCTGACGATCATGCACGACGAGGCCGTCCTTGGGGTGCGCGACCCCGAAGGCAATCGGCCGCTCTGTATCGGAAAGCTCGACGACGGCTACGTACTGGCCTCGGAGTCGGCCGCCATCGACACGCTGGACGGCGAACTCGTCCGCGACGTGGCGCCGGGCGAACTGATCGTTCTCGAATCCGACGGATCGGGATTCGACTCCTATCAACTCGTCGACCGCGACGCCACCGCCCACTGCTTTTTCGAACACGTCTACTTCGCTCGCCCCGATTCGATCATCGACGACGAACTCGTCTACGAGGCACGCCGCGACTTGGGTCGGGAACTCTGGGCCGAGAGCGGTATCGAGACGGACGTGGTGATGCCCGTCCCCGACTCCGGGCGCTCGTTCGCGTCCGGGTACGCCGAGGCCGCCAACGACGACGGCGCCGACGTGGAGTTCGCGGAGGGCCTGATGAAGAACCGCTACGTCGGCCGCACGTTCATCATGCCGACCCAGGACGAACGCGAACGCGCCGTCCGCCTGAAACTCAACCCGATCCGGAGCACGGTCGAGGGCCGGACGGTCACCATCATCGACGACAGCATCGTCCGTGGCACCACCTCGACGCAACTGGTCGACCTGATCCGCGACGCTGGCGCGGAGGAGGTCCACGTCCGCATCGGCGCGCCGCCCATCGTCGCCCCGTGTTACATGGGTATCGACATGGCGAGTCGCGACGAACTCATCGCCGCGGACAAGAGCGTCGACGACATCCGCGAGATCATCGGCGCCGACAGCCTCTCCTATCTCTCCATCGACGCCATTGCGGACGTACTCGGCCGCGCGAAAGGTGACCTCTGTCTCGGCTGTGTGACCGGCGAGTACCCCTACGACATCGACGGCGAGTCGACCGACCGTGACGTGTCGCGACCGGTCGTCGGAAGCGAGTCGGCGCCGGCGGGCGACTGATCGGCCGCACCAACTCCTGTCAATCGTCTTGAAGGCCAATATATATACCGGCAAGTGAGCGTGAAACCGGCAATATTTTTGAGGGGGTCGCGTCTACGGTGAAGCGACAATGAGTGACGAACGCGACGTTCGGCTAGGACGGCGACGGCTGATGCGGGCAGGCGCGGGTGCCGTCGGAGCCGGACTCGTCGGTGCGGGGGCGACCGGAACAGCAGCCGCACAGTCCGGGCCGTTCGGTGGGTGGATGAGTGACGTGAGCAACTACGACGGCGTCCACGACCAGACGGGATCGGGCAACGTGACCGTCCAGGTCGGCACCGAGGCGAACCAGGGCGCGTACGGGTTCGGGCCGGCCGCGATCCAAGTCGACACCGGGACGACGGTCACCTGGGAGTGGACGGGCAACGGCGGGATGCACAACGTCGCCGCCGACTCCGGCGACTTCTCCAGCGAACTGAAGCAGGAAGCCGGCTTCACGTTCGAACACACGTTCGAATCCAGCGGCGTCGTCAAGTACTTCTGCCAGCCTCACAAGGCGCTGGGGATGAAAGGCGTCGTCGTCGTCGGTGATGCCGTCCCCGACGGTGCCGAAGTCGTCGCCGGCAGTAGCGGCAGTGGCGGTGGCGGCGGTGGCAGTGGCGGGAGCGGCGGCAGTGGAAGTGGCGGCAGCGGTGGAGAAGGCAGTGGCAGCGGCAGCGGAAGTGGTGGCGGCGACAGTCAGAGCAGCACCGTGATGTCGCTGATGGTCGGCGGTTCGCTCGTCGCGGCGTTCCTGTCACCCATCGTCTTCGGCCTCGTGTTGATGCTGCGGAACAAGACGGGTGGCCCGCCGGACGA
This window encodes:
- a CDS encoding RtcB family protein, encoding MTTREFDGIQLERVREFVWEIQREGDMRVPARVLASEALLEEIGEDKTLQQLKNATHLPGITGHAICMPDGHQGYGFPVGGVGATDTENGCISPGSVGYDINCGVRMMKTNLAYDDVQGHEEELVNALFANVPSGLGGGGVVESDIDTVEAVLSRGVDWALEEGWAVEEDLTHCEDEGVRPDADPSAVSQKAKDRGKNQLGSLGSGNHFLEVQRVTDVYRDDVADAYGLEPNQIVVLIHCGSRGLGHQTCTDYLRKIEKRHGDLLAELPDKELAAAPAGSELAEEYYGAMCACINFAWVNRQLIMHRVRQVFERVFDRSWESMDMHLLYDVAHNIAKKEIHTVDGEERELYVHRKGATRAFPAGHPEVPSAYRDVGQPIIIPGSMGAGSYVLRGGESSMDLTFGSTAHGAGRLMSRTQAKQEFWGETVQDELREQNQVYVKAQSGATVAEEAPGVYKDVDEVVRVSDALGIGDKVARTYPVCNIKG
- a CDS encoding universal stress protein, which codes for MVSRILVPVDDSDMAAGALRYALETFPDATITVLHVSGGPSPMMGEATEIALSDDPDSVADAYAEEALDRARDIAAEYGADIQTEVQVGHPARTILDRAGDFDAVVIGSHSGGLMDRLFVGNVAEKVVRESPVPVTVV
- a CDS encoding LSM domain-containing protein, with protein sequence MGGRPLDVLEASLDEDVTVHLKDGRAFHGLLGGYDQHMNVVLEPAEEVGEGILGEPEIESVDNTTIIRGDNVVTIST
- a CDS encoding 50S ribosomal protein L37e is translated as MTGAGTPSQGKKNKTTHVKCRRCGEKSYHVRKKVCSSCGFGKSAKRRDYEWQSKAGE
- the purF gene encoding amidophosphoribosyltransferase produces the protein MAHGRDHRTTGMTEKCGVVGVSLSDRDAARPLYYSLYALQHRGQESAGIVTHDGFQQHSHVEMGLVGDAFDAADLDQLNGQTGIGHVRYPTSGGVNASCAQPFSVSFKSGSLGLAHNGNLVNAGEIRSELEALGHAFTSNGDTEVIAHDLARNLLEEDLVRAVKRTMSRIHGSYALTIMHDEAVLGVRDPEGNRPLCIGKLDDGYVLASESAAIDTLDGELVRDVAPGELIVLESDGSGFDSYQLVDRDATAHCFFEHVYFARPDSIIDDELVYEARRDLGRELWAESGIETDVVMPVPDSGRSFASGYAEAANDDGADVEFAEGLMKNRYVGRTFIMPTQDERERAVRLKLNPIRSTVEGRTVTIIDDSIVRGTTSTQLVDLIRDAGAEEVHVRIGAPPIVAPCYMGIDMASRDELIAADKSVDDIREIIGADSLSYLSIDAIADVLGRAKGDLCLGCVTGEYPYDIDGESTDRDVSRPVVGSESAPAGD
- a CDS encoding halocyanin domain-containing protein, which encodes MSDERDVRLGRRRLMRAGAGAVGAGLVGAGATGTAAAQSGPFGGWMSDVSNYDGVHDQTGSGNVTVQVGTEANQGAYGFGPAAIQVDTGTTVTWEWTGNGGMHNVAADSGDFSSELKQEAGFTFEHTFESSGVVKYFCQPHKALGMKGVVVVGDAVPDGAEVVAGSSGSGGGGGGSGGSGGSGSGGSGGEGSGSGSGSGGGDSQSSTVMSLMVGGSLVAAFLSPIVFGLVLMLRNKTGGPPDEVGVGAEHGEPSHED